The nucleotide sequence CTAGGCATCGACCGGCAAGCCGTGGTTTCCCGGCACAATATACGGGTCAACTCCTCGTCAGAACTGCAGGTCGGCAACGGCGAGTTCGCCATTACAACTGACATCTCCGGCCTCATCAGCTTCAGTAATAGCGCGATTCTGGCCCATTGGGGGTGGCATTCCGATCCGCTTCCTTCCGGACAAACGATAGATGATTTTGAATGGACCATTCACCGGGGTTATGACGGCCGCGAGAGACCCTATCCTTTGCCGAACGGTTCGGAAATCGGCAAATGGCTTATGAGTAACCCTCATAAGGTGAACCTTGGCCGGCTATGCCTGGTTCTGATCAAGGAGGACGGCTCTATGGCGGGTATGGCAGACCTCCAGAACCCAAAACAGACGCTGGACCTCTGGAAGGGCCTTTTAACCAGCCAATACGACATGGACGGGCTGCCGGTGAAAGTAGAAACGTGCGTGCATCCAACCTGGGACGCCATCGCGGTTCGGATTACTTCCCCACTTATCAATGCCGGCCGCCTGCGAATCCGGCTGACGTTTCCCTACCCCAATTTGGCTGATGGTGGTAGCGGGGATTTTACGAGACCCGATGCGCATACTTCAAACATGGAGTCGCGCGGCAGCCGGCGCGCCGACATAGCCAGGATAGCGGATGCCACTTCATATCATGTGGGCCTGGCGTGGGCAGGCGGAGGCAAACTGGAAAACCCGGCCAAACACGAGTTCCTATTATCGCCGGAAGCGGCAAATCAGTTTGAGTTTGTCTGTACCTTCACACCGCAGGCATTGCCCGAAACGCTTCCATCGGCGGCAGAAACCATCGATGCGTGTGCAAAACACTGGCCGGACTTCTGGAATAGCGGCGGGGCCATCGATCTTTCGGGCAGCAGCGATTCGCGCTGGAGGGAACTGGAACGCCGTATTGTCATGTCGCAATACGCCATGGCCGTCAATGAAGCAGGCTCCTATCCTCCTCCAGAGTCCGGTTTGAGGAAAGACCCTTGGCACGGCCGGTTTCACTTCGAAATGATCTGGTGGCACGGCACGCATTGGGCGCTGTGGGACCGGTGGCCTCTATTGAACCGCTACCTTGATATTTACCAGCGGTATCTTCCGGGAGCGCAGGAAACCGCCCGGAAACAGGGGTACAAGGGGGCGCGTTGGTTCAAGTGCACGGGAAACACCCCGGTGGAGTGGCCCTGGACCTCGCATTCCTGGCTGGTCTGGCAACACCCTCATCCCATCTTTTTCGCCGAAATGGATTACCGGGCGCATCCCACAGAGCAAACATTGGAGAAATGGCGCGAGGTGGTATTTAACACCGCCGATTTTCTCGCCTCATTTCCCAGCCGGGATAAAGAGAATCCCGATCGGCTGGTTTTGGGGTTTCCAATCGAGGATATGTCTGAACAAAATCCACACTGTGAAACCATTAATCCGGCCTTTGATTTAGGTTACTTTCGTTTCGGGCTGCGCATTGCACAGCGTTGGCGGGAGCGGCTTGGAATGCCCCGCGATTCCCGCTACGATGATGTTTTGGAACACCTTTCACCCATACCGGTTCGGGATCGTGTTTATATTATGTGGGAATCAGTATCTCTCGATAGTGGTTTGCGGGACACCTCTGTGGATCCCTGGGCAAACCCCAAATGGATTTCCGACCACCCGTCGGTCACGGGTCTCTATGGAATGCTTCCGGGCGACGGGGTGGACCTGGAGACCATGCAGCGGACCTACGATAAAGTGCTCCAAACCTGGCCCCGCTATAAATGGGGCTGGGATTATGGAATGATGGCGATGGCCGCCGTGCGTTTGGGAAGGCCCGAAACCGCCGTCGATTTCCTGCTGCACCCTGATAATCGCTATACCACCAACGGCATTAGCGGGGGATGGTACTTTCCTGGCAATGGCGCTTTGCTGTATGCGGTGGCCATGATGGCGGCCGGTTGGGATGGATGTCCGGAAGGGAATGCACCCGGGTTTCCCAACGACGGCACCTGGAATGTGAAATGGGAAGGCTTGAAAAAGGCGCCATAGCAAAACGGCCTGGTACCGTGTTTGACAAGTATGTTGCACGAATGCGGGCCACAGTCGATTCGCCGAACGGAACATCATTAACAACTAGACAGAAGGGAGCACCGGCATGAAAGATAACAAGCAAGGGGCCATCCGTCTTACTCGCCGCGAGGCAATCAACATCGGACTCGGAACACTCCTCGGCACGGCGGTTGCGACGGGCACGCGGGCGGCGGAGGGGGACTCGACCGGACGAAAGCGCCTGGCCATTTCGTTCTGGATCTGGGCGTTGTGGGACACGGGACCTAACCGCATCGTCAACGACTTCGAAGTGCGCGTGGCGGAGGCGGTGGAGCGCGGCTTCAACTGCTTCCGGATCGAGGGCGGTGCGGGAATCACGCATGACGCCGAAGGCCGGCCGCGCGGGGAACTGGAGTTCCATCCAGTCCTCCCGGGCCATGATCTTCTTACCCGCGGGCAGCAGCACATGACTGGCGGTCGCGTCGATCTGCTCAAACGCCTGGTTGAGCTGTGTACGGTCGCCAAACGCTATAACGTCAAGCTGATCCTCTCGAGCTGGTACTATCTGCACACGTTCTGGTTCACCGACAAGAATGTGACGGCCGAGTTGCTGGGACTGCCCCTGGAGAAACGCTTCACGTATTTCGCCCGTGGGCTGGATCGCATCCTCGAGGTGTTGGAACAACGGGGCTTGGCCGACACCATCGCCACCGCGGAGATATTCAACGAGGTGACCGGTTATTACCACGGCAAGTCCGTCGACCACGAGGAAGCGCTGGATTTCCTGCAAACGCGCCACCTGGATATTCGGTTTTCCCTGGACACCAACAGTTTCGATACCTCGAGGATACCGCGCAACGCGCAGGTCTGGACGTACCACAGCTACTACCTGTGGCCTATCTACGGGCTTCTCGAGCAAGACCTGATAAGTGGCGACAAGGATCTGAACGATCCCGCGGCTTACGCCCCGATCCGCCGTTTCCTGCGCCGGGATCTCGTGCCGTTTCAGACGATCGTCGACAGCCGCGCGGGGCGTCCTCCCATCGCTCGGGATTGGTATCGTCGCATCTGGCTGTATCGCAACCTCGATCCGAACGCGATGCCGGAATTGGAGCGGTTGCTGCAGGAGGATTTGGAGAGGCGCATCGATGAGTTCAAGGAGAGAGCGATCAATGATGTAAAGCGACTTGTGAGAACTCGCGACGAGGTTTTGCCTGGTATCCCGCTGATCCTGGGCGAGGGCGCCAGCTACTGCGCGGATCACCGTCTTCGCTGGGAGGAGCGTTCCGATGCCTACTGGGAAGTGGTCGAACACGCCGCCCGCGCCTACCGCGAGCACGGACTGGTGGGCGCCGTGCCACGCACGAATAGCGGACCGGAAGACCCGGTCTGGCACGAGTATCCCGAGCGGCTGCAGCGTGCGAACGCCGTGTTCCTGGGCGAGAAACCATAACGTCACCTGAATAGAGAGACTACCTACCACCACAGGGCAAAGATCATGAAACACCCATCACATTCCCTATCAGTCGTTGCCGTCGTCGTCGTTTCGGCGGTGCTGGCTTTGCTGGCCGCCGGGACGGGGCAGGTGCTCGCCGCCGATTTCTACGTGGGCGGCGCCGGCGCCTCGGATCGCAACCCGGGCACGGCGTCACAACCCTTTGCGACAATCCAGAAGGCCGCCGGCGTGGCGGCGGCCGGCGATTTCGTCAACATCCGCTCCGGCGTCTACCGGGAGACTGTCGTGCCCGCCAACTCCGGCGCGCCAGGCCAACCTGTCACCTTCCAGCCGGATGGAGACGCCGAGGTCACGGTCAGCGGAGCCGACCTGGTCGACGGCGGCTGGACCGTGTACAGCGGCCAGATCTACCAGAAAGCCATCGCCCTGCCGCTCACAGGCTATGGTGAGCAGATCACCGACAACGAGACGCTCTTGGCCAATCAGGTGTTCGTCGGCGGCAGGATGATGATTGAGGCCCGGTGGCCGAATCTGGCCGATTCAGATGACCTGTTGAACCGGGCGGATTTCCGCCCCATCGCAAAGGACGCCTGGACGGCCAGGACGGGCGGCACCGCAATACTCCGGGATGCGGATATCCCGGAGATTCCCGGCGGCTGGGCCGGGGGCACCATCTGGTACATCGGCTGGTACGCTCCCTCGACCAGCACGATCACCGGCTCATCGGCCGGGCAGATCGAGTTTTCTTCGACGGCCTCGGAGCGGTTCCGCGACTTCTACTACCTGACGGGAAAGCTGGGCGCGCTGGATGCCGAGAAGGAGTGGTTCTACGGCGGGAGCAAGCTGTATCTCTGGGCGCCGGGCGGAGGCGCGCCGAAGAACGTTGAGGTCAAGCGGCGGAACTACGCCTTTGACCTCAGCGGAAAATCGAACATCACGATCAGGAATCTCGACGTGTTTGCGGCCACGATCACGACGGACGCCACGAGCGCCGACATCACGCTGGACGGGCTCAGGGCCAAGTATATCAGCCACTTCGTGACCCTGCCGGCAAAGGACGTGATCTATTCCCACTCCGATGACAGCGGCATCCGGCTGATGGGTTCAAACAGTGTCATTCGGAACAGTATCGTCGAATACAGCGCGGGGCATGGGATCGTGCTGGGGGGTGAGGGGTGCGTGGCCGACAACAACCTGATCCATGACATCTCCTATGGTGGAACATACTGCTGCGCCATCTTTCCCGCGCCCGGCAACGCGCGGCAGACGATCACGGGCAATACCATCTATCGCACCGGTCGGTCGGGTATCGATGGCGTCTACAGCAACAAGGAGATCGCCTACAACGACATATACGAGTTCGGGCTGCTCAACACCGACCTGGGCGCCATCTATTCGGCCCGGAATGCGGACCTGACCGGCACGCGCATCCACCACAACTGGCTCCACGACGCCGGCAACGACGCCAGCCACCCTTTCCCGGTCGGGGCGGCGATCTACTTCGATCAGAACGCCAAGCCGGCGCAGATCGACCACAACGTGTTCTGGAACAACCACATGAACGATGTGCGGCTGGAACAGGCCAAGTCTCCGTTTCACCGGGTCTTCAACAACACCATGGCGTCCACGGACGCCAAATACTGGTTCGCTTTCCATTCCTATCCCGGCGGCAGTCCCGAGAACCTCAATAACAACATCTACCGCACGCTGATCAAACCCGACAAGCCGGGAACCAACGAAATGACCGCCGCGACGGATCCGAGGTTCACAAACGCCGGCGCGGGAGGGTTGAAGTTCAGGCTGCGACCGGACTCGCCGGCCATCGACCGCGGGGCGGTGATCCCATGCGTGACCGACGGATATGTTGGCAGCGCTCCCGATATAGGCGCCTACGAGTATGGAGGGGAAGAATGGGTGACCGGATGTGCAGACGAGTTATTGTCCGAAGTCGTGTTCTTGAAGAACTGAAGAGGGCGATGTATCCTGCTGATGTCAACAAACTTCAGCCGCCCAACGTGGGCACAAGGACACACCATGACCAAGATTAAAACAGACCGATGCTTCACGCCAGAGGATGGGAAATGTCGGTTCAATCTTTGCAATTGGAGCAGCAGCATGGGACCACAACGCACACACCGCAGAACCTTTCTGAAACAGACCGCCGCGACAGCCGCGGGGACGCTGGGGCTTCCCTACCTCGTGCGATCGCCCGCCTTGGGCAACAGCCAGACCTCGCCGGCCAGTGAGCGGATCACCGTCGGCGCCATCGGCATGGGGGCCCAGGGACAGTACGACATGAAGGTCGTCATGCGGGACCCCGGCGTGCAGGTCGTCGCGATCTGCGATGTCAGCGAGGGCGGCTCGGGCTATCCCACCTGGTACGGTACGGACAAGGGCGGGCGGCGGTACGCCAAGCAGGCGGTGGAGGAATACTACGCCCAGAAAGCCCCCTCCGGCAGCTACAAGGGCTGCGACGTCTACACCGATTTCCGCGATCTGCTGGCCCGCCAGGACATCGACGCGGTCATCATCGGCACACCCGACCACTGGCATGCGATCATGGCCATCGAGGCCGCCCGCAACGGCAAAGACATCTACTGCGAGAAGCCCCTGTCCCTCACCATCGGCGAGGCCCGCGCCATGGTCAACGCCGTCCGGCGCTACGACCGCGTCTTCCAGACCGGCAGTCAGCAACGATCCGAAAGCGGATTCCGTTTCGCCTGCGAGTTGGTCCGCAACGGGTATATCGGCGAGATCAAATCCGTCATCGCCAACATCGGCGGCCCCTCCGGCCCGTGCGACCTGCCGGGACAGCCGACGCCGGACTTCCTGGACTGGGACCTGTGGCTCGGACCCGCGCCGTGGCGGCCCTACAACGAGAAACTCCACCCCGCGCGGTGGCGCAGCTTCTGGGACTACTCCGGCGGCGGGATGACCGACTGGGGGGCCCACCACTTCGACATCGCCCAGTGGGGGCTGGGGATGGACCACACCGGTCCGGTCGAGGTCATTCCACCCGACGGCAAAGACATCAAGGTGCTCACGTTCCGCTACGCCAATGGCGTCACCCTGACCCGCGACCAGGCGAACGGCGTGCTGTTCACCGGCACCGAAGGCAAGATCGAGGTCAACCGGGGGTACCTCAAAACGTGGCCCGAAAGCCTCCAGCAGGTGCAACTCGGCCCGGACAAGGTCCACTTGTACGAAAGCGACAATCACCATGCCGACTGGCTCAACGCCATCCGCACCCGCACCAAACCCATTTGCGATGTCGAGATCGGCGCCCGTTCCGTCACGATCTGTCACCTGGGGAACATCGCCTACTGGCTCGGACGTCCCCTGAAGTGGGACCCTGTCAGTGAGGTCTTCCCCGGCGACGAGGAGGCCAATCGCATGTTGGACCGGGCGCAACGAGCCCCATGGCATCTCGCATGACCCAGGAGCGCCGCCCGCCGGAAGCCGCGTCCCCATGGCAGCAGTTCGAGAGTGTGGACACCAAGCGAATAGGCGGGAACATGTTCCCAAGATGAGCGGAAAGCGCGAAAAATGGTCTTTGTCGCGCACGACACAATAGTCCGTGAGTGCGGTTTCGATCCGCGTCACAAACCCCGAGGTGACCCCATCCTCCTGATTCGTTCGATCGCGACGACGAACCCGTGTGACCTCGATGTGGGCCCGGCCAAACGGAACTTCGTCCACTGCCATGGCGGCGCGCCGTTCGTCTGGCCGGGTGGCACCGCCCAATTGGCGATCGAGCAACTGACCAGAAGCGATATAGACGCCTATCCTGACGTCCGGCGACAGAAGGGGATCCTCTGTCGTCCAGGCCACCATCAGCGGCCATGAGTGCGACGTGAATCGACCGGGACATCGGTCGTTCCAAGAGACCTGGAACGCTGCAAATCACTCTGCCATCGATGGAGAAGGTAACGACTGAACACGCCACACAACTACTGGGGTGGACCAACCCAAGCCATAGAGCGCGCAACAGGCGCGCCACAAGGCGATTCGTTTTGCCTTCGGCGCGGCTTCGGCTCCGCTTCGGCCCGCATCATAAGTCCTGTAATGATAATCGTTAATCGTTTCTCGACAAGCACTTACAAACCGGGGTATCGCACTGGTTGAACGTTGACCCTGCGCCAGCCCTCAGGGTCTGTAGTGAGTGCCGAGCGTCTTGCTGATGGTGTCAGACGACTCGGCACAGATTGGTGTGTCCACATGCGGACACATGTGGGTACCTGGCTCGGTCGGGGCCGGGATAGTGTGACCTGTGCATTCGCGGCCAGTCTCCATCGGGTGGTGGCCTTTCGTTAATAAAGGTTGCGCTTTATCGTCCCGGTCACGGGCCCTCGATGTACCCACCGTCGAGTAGCAATCCGCAACGAAAGCTTCGTAACCTCCACCGCATTCATCACTGCAAGGAAGCGAATCTCGGAGACGATAACCATGAAACCATACATTCCCATCCAGCCGGTCCCAATGGACCCGTATATCCAGTACGAGTACACGTCCCAGCGATATCCGCTGCGCCGATATTCAGACCAGAGCGAGCCCTCGTCGCCCACGCAAAGCCCCTACACCTCAGAACCATTCTACACAACAGGGCCAAACGGGCGCATCGACAGGGGACCGCAGACGGTAGAGCAGTTGATATCGCAGGGCCACTTTGCCGCCTCATGGCCGGTGGCATCAAAGTCCTGGCGCTCGACTGGAAACGGGGCTACCGTGACCTGCTGACCGTGCAGCCGAGCGCTGAGGCAGCGGTCTCGGTGCCGCCGGTGCGCAGCGGGCGTCTTGTCCCGGTTCCTGTTCGACGGGCTCCCCTTCGATGCCGAATACTTTCGAGCGAAGATGGCCGAGCCACGATATCGCCGCACCCAGCGGCTTTGACCTTGGCCGCTACCCCAGGCATTTGCAGGCCCATATCGGGGCCGACGAGCGACTGTTCGACGATCTGCCGGCCCTGGAGGAAGACCGTCGTTTGGACAGAACATGGCGTTTTGTCAGCATCATCTTCATGGCCCATCCCGGGTTGATCGACATCTGTCAGCACGAACGGACGATCCTGGTGAATCGGCATGAGACGGACTGAGAAGGACAAGGAATTCGTCGAACTGTTGCGCGATCTGATGGCCTCGTGCGACCTGTCGGTCGAGTTGCGGATCGGTCGTCCAAGTCACATGGTCCTGCGCGGCACCTACGGCGAGAAGATCCACAAGACGTTTCGCATGACGCGGCAGGGGAGACGCTCCAAATGGCTAACACGATTGCCAGGGACAGGTACCCACGACCGTCCAGGCCACGCGGGCCGGCGCTGCCAGTTGCCTCGAAAAACCTGTCGATCCCGAGTTGATGACCTCAGCGATGGACGAAGCTCTGGATCAAATCAACCCCTGGCCCAGCAATGCCGTGATGCAATTGACTCCTGTGGCGACCACAGTGCTTCAGCATATCCTGAAAGGCAGAACGAACCGGCAGATTGCCGAGGCGCTCCGCCGTTCGCCCAGGACCATCGAAGTCCACCGGCGGCACATCATGCGCAAGCTGGGCGCCTCCACGATCGTCGACCTGATCAGGGCCGCCTCCGCCAGAGGACTTGGCCCAATGACGAACATATCTACCGAGGAGAGCGTGTGATCGAGCAACATCCTGGGCATGACGTCACACAGTCCATGGAATACGGTATCGGCGTCAGATCCTCCGGAGCAGCAGTCCCGCCAGCATGGCGGTCAAGGCCAGGAGGTGACAAAGGTGACTTACAGGTTTGCAGATCTTGGTCGGGATGATATCCTCTCTGACCGCGTTGCCATCCAATCGGGACAGTCCCTGCAAGGCAGGAGCGATCTGACCGGCAAGGTCGTATTCCGCCGGATACGGTTTGTTGAAGTGCAGTATGGCCATCTTGTCGTCATGGGGGTCATCCAGGCGCAAGGACAGAGTCTCCGAGTCACCCACCGGAACAACGGCTCGATACCGGCCCAGACCGATCTCTTCAACGCTCACGGAGTTGACCGTATCCGTCTCGTCCACGGTCTGACCCTTAAACTCGACACCCTTCACAGGCTCGCCCGATGGATCCAGACGCGTTATGTCAATCGTCCATCGGTCGTCGTCCCGGCTCTGTCGCAGATGGAGGCCGTCTGTCGACTCTCGTCGCAGAATGCCTCGAAGGGCCTGCGACCAGAAGCGTCCGAATTGGTTCCACGCGAGCCATTGCGAGCCCCACTTAGCCGTGACGTCGCTGGTATAGGCCAGCGTCGAGCCGAGCCCGTATCGAGAGACCGCCATGACCGGATCGCCCGAATGAGCGACGAGCAACAATTGCGTCGCCGGCTTGGCCGTGGCCATGACGTAGCCGAAGACCACGGGCAGATCGGCGCTTCCCAAGCCGGCGAACAGCGGATGATCCGAGGTCCGAACCAGATTGAACACGTCCTCCTTGACCGCCGAGCGAGAAGTCTCCATCGTCTCTTTGGTGAAGATTTGCGGGATGTTGGCCGGATCGGCGGTTTCGTAGTACCGGCCCTTGCCGATCTCTGCGAGCGAGGCCAGTAGCGCGCGGTCCGCATGGCCGAGGGCGACCGTCGATACGGTGATTCCCGCTGCGGCCATGTCTGATACGAGGGCTTGGTGGTCCGCCGGCTGGCTCTGGCCGTCACTGAGCACGATGACGTGCTTGATCTGGGTCACAACACCCTGAAGCATCTGGAAGGCGGCGTCGATGCCGGGATACATGGCCGTCCCGCCGCCCGACGCCAATGTATCGATCGCGCTCTTGACGGCGTCGGCTTCGGCCGTGCGACGCATGGGGCT is from Anaerobaca lacustris and encodes:
- a CDS encoding right-handed parallel beta-helix repeat-containing protein; this encodes MKHPSHSLSVVAVVVVSAVLALLAAGTGQVLAADFYVGGAGASDRNPGTASQPFATIQKAAGVAAAGDFVNIRSGVYRETVVPANSGAPGQPVTFQPDGDAEVTVSGADLVDGGWTVYSGQIYQKAIALPLTGYGEQITDNETLLANQVFVGGRMMIEARWPNLADSDDLLNRADFRPIAKDAWTARTGGTAILRDADIPEIPGGWAGGTIWYIGWYAPSTSTITGSSAGQIEFSSTASERFRDFYYLTGKLGALDAEKEWFYGGSKLYLWAPGGGAPKNVEVKRRNYAFDLSGKSNITIRNLDVFAATITTDATSADITLDGLRAKYISHFVTLPAKDVIYSHSDDSGIRLMGSNSVIRNSIVEYSAGHGIVLGGEGCVADNNLIHDISYGGTYCCAIFPAPGNARQTITGNTIYRTGRSGIDGVYSNKEIAYNDIYEFGLLNTDLGAIYSARNADLTGTRIHHNWLHDAGNDASHPFPVGAAIYFDQNAKPAQIDHNVFWNNHMNDVRLEQAKSPFHRVFNNTMASTDAKYWFAFHSYPGGSPENLNNNIYRTLIKPDKPGTNEMTAATDPRFTNAGAGGLKFRLRPDSPAIDRGAVIPCVTDGYVGSAPDIGAYEYGGEEWVTGCADELLSEVVFLKN
- a CDS encoding Gfo/Idh/MocA family protein, encoding MGPQRTHRRTFLKQTAATAAGTLGLPYLVRSPALGNSQTSPASERITVGAIGMGAQGQYDMKVVMRDPGVQVVAICDVSEGGSGYPTWYGTDKGGRRYAKQAVEEYYAQKAPSGSYKGCDVYTDFRDLLARQDIDAVIIGTPDHWHAIMAIEAARNGKDIYCEKPLSLTIGEARAMVNAVRRYDRVFQTGSQQRSESGFRFACELVRNGYIGEIKSVIANIGGPSGPCDLPGQPTPDFLDWDLWLGPAPWRPYNEKLHPARWRSFWDYSGGGMTDWGAHHFDIAQWGLGMDHTGPVEVIPPDGKDIKVLTFRYANGVTLTRDQANGVLFTGTEGKIEVNRGYLKTWPESLQQVQLGPDKVHLYESDNHHADWLNAIRTRTKPICDVEIGARSVTICHLGNIAYWLGRPLKWDPVSEVFPGDEEANRMLDRAQRAPWHLA
- a CDS encoding LuxR C-terminal-related transcriptional regulator, whose translation is MDEALDQINPWPSNAVMQLTPVATTVLQHILKGRTNRQIAEALRRSPRTIEVHRRHIMRKLGASTIVDLIRAASARGLGPMTNISTEESV